Proteins from a single region of Chloroherpeton thalassium ATCC 35110:
- the nuoK gene encoding NADH-quinone oxidoreductase subunit NuoK gives MLPEIGLNHYIALSAILFSLGLFGVMTRKNAVVVLMSVELILNAANINLLAFGKYSGTMEGIMFSLFVIVLAAAEAAVALAIVINIYNTFNTVDLSEVDTMRE, from the coding sequence ATGTTACCAGAAATAGGATTAAATCATTATATCGCGCTTTCAGCCATTCTTTTCTCGTTAGGGCTTTTCGGCGTAATGACTCGTAAAAACGCGGTTGTCGTGTTGATGAGTGTTGAATTGATTTTAAACGCGGCAAATATCAATTTGTTGGCTTTTGGAAAATATAGCGGCACAATGGAAGGCATCATGTTTAGCCTGTTTGTTATTGTGTTGGCGGCTGCAGAAGCGGCAGTCGCGCTCGCGATTGTTATTAATATCTATAATACGTTTAACACCGTCGATCTCAGTGAAGTTGATACGATGCGTGAGTAA
- a CDS encoding NADH-quinone oxidoreductase subunit J family protein, giving the protein MQELAYQGIFYFFAVLSVVSGMFVVFSRNIIYSAFSLLFTFFGVAAIYVFLSADFVAVTQIVVYVGGILVLLLFGVMFTNKIYQVQLKTDVLNFIPGLLIMLATMGALLYTMIYRANWFHGEKEISGTVVEQIGVEIMSNYVLPFEIASIVLLVALIGAAFLARAEHHHPAQESGENQ; this is encoded by the coding sequence ATGCAGGAACTGGCTTATCAAGGTATATTTTATTTCTTTGCGGTACTGAGTGTTGTTTCAGGCATGTTTGTGGTGTTTTCTCGAAACATTATCTATTCTGCTTTTTCACTTCTCTTTACATTTTTCGGCGTTGCGGCAATCTACGTATTTCTAAGCGCGGATTTTGTGGCCGTTACGCAGATTGTGGTTTATGTTGGTGGCATTCTGGTCTTGTTGCTGTTCGGCGTGATGTTCACGAACAAGATTTATCAAGTTCAGTTGAAAACCGATGTTCTCAACTTTATCCCCGGTCTTTTAATCATGTTGGCGACGATGGGCGCATTGCTTTATACGATGATTTATAGAGCGAACTGGTTTCACGGCGAGAAGGAAATTTCCGGAACGGTGGTTGAGCAAATTGGTGTGGAGATTATGTCAAACTATGTGCTTCCATTTGAAATTGCATCCATTGTATTGCTTGTGGCGCTAATCGGCGCAGCATTTCTTGCAAGAGCTGAGCATCATCACCCTGCTCAGGAAAGTGGTGAAAATCAATAA
- a CDS encoding NuoI/complex I 23 kDa subunit family protein: MSGYFDTLKTGVTTILTGLGITWKHLLNATKRKGFAGIAEDHYFNQVDGLVTLQYPSEAVPTPSFARYRLHNEIDDCIGCDQCAKACPVKCITIGSFKATPDDIEILGTTSDGTKKRLWIPVFDIDMGKCMFCGLCTYPCPTECLTMTPVHDFTEFDREHLIYHFGNMTKEMEADKRKKLEQFEAEKKASDAAKPAAAAKPKTDVPTAAAGKKMSPMMAAKLAQKKSAEGGEQPADGGEKPKPKLSPALAARMAAAKKKQGGDAENEG; the protein is encoded by the coding sequence ATGAGTGGTTATTTCGATACATTGAAAACAGGTGTTACCACAATTCTCACGGGTTTAGGTATTACTTGGAAGCATCTTTTGAATGCGACTAAGCGCAAAGGCTTTGCGGGTATTGCTGAAGATCATTATTTCAATCAGGTGGACGGTTTGGTCACGCTTCAGTATCCGAGCGAAGCAGTTCCTACACCAAGTTTTGCTCGCTATCGACTTCATAATGAAATAGATGATTGCATCGGTTGCGACCAGTGCGCAAAAGCTTGTCCGGTAAAATGTATTACGATTGGCTCGTTTAAAGCGACGCCCGACGATATAGAAATTTTAGGGACAACTTCCGATGGAACGAAAAAACGTTTGTGGATTCCGGTTTTTGATATTGATATGGGCAAGTGCATGTTCTGTGGCCTTTGTACTTATCCTTGCCCGACGGAATGCTTAACCATGACACCGGTACACGACTTTACCGAGTTTGACCGCGAGCATTTGATTTACCATTTCGGCAATATGACGAAGGAAATGGAAGCGGACAAGCGGAAAAAATTAGAGCAATTTGAGGCTGAGAAAAAAGCAAGTGATGCAGCCAAACCAGCCGCCGCTGCCAAGCCGAAAACAGACGTGCCTACAGCCGCAGCAGGCAAAAAAATGTCTCCCATGATGGCGGCAAAACTGGCGCAAAAAAAATCTGCTGAAGGCGGCGAGCAACCGGCGGACGGCGGCGAAAAGCCGAAACCAAAACTCTCGCCGGCGCTTGCGGCAAGAATGGCAGCAGCGAAAAAGAAGCAGGGCGGCGATGCCGAAAACGAAGGCTAA
- the nuoH gene encoding NADH-quinone oxidoreductase subunit NuoH: protein MSVGIQAFADLNSWSNALSELGLVGLIIIPAISLIFIALYALYFGVYGERKISAFMQDRLGPMEVGKWGLLQTIADIMKLIHKEDIVPKAADKFLFVIGPGIIFVGSFAAYAVLPYSSAFIGADLNVGLFYAISIVSLEVVGILAAGWGSNNKWSLYGAIRSVAQIVSYEIPAAIALLCGAMMAGSLNMQTIVQAQIQGDGLGFLDYFLFQSPIAWLAFLIYFISGLAETNRAPFDIPEAESELVAGYFTEYGGMKFAVIFLAEYASMFMVSAILVVMFLGGWASPLPNIGPVALYDWTSGAAWGAFWMISKSLFFVFVQMWLRWTLPRLRVDQLMYLCWKVLTPFALIAFLVTAFWELYVGRW, encoded by the coding sequence ATGAGTGTTGGAATACAGGCTTTTGCCGATTTGAATTCTTGGAGTAATGCGCTTTCCGAATTAGGTTTGGTCGGGCTAATCATTATTCCCGCCATATCGTTAATTTTCATTGCCTTATATGCGCTTTACTTCGGTGTATATGGTGAAAGAAAAATTTCTGCATTTATGCAGGATAGACTTGGACCTATGGAGGTCGGTAAATGGGGTTTGCTCCAGACCATCGCCGACATTATGAAGCTGATTCACAAAGAAGATATTGTGCCGAAAGCGGCGGATAAGTTTTTATTCGTCATCGGTCCGGGTATCATCTTCGTCGGTTCTTTTGCTGCTTATGCTGTCCTCCCTTATAGCTCCGCATTCATCGGAGCGGACTTAAATGTCGGTTTATTCTACGCGATTTCCATTGTTTCCCTTGAAGTGGTCGGTATTCTTGCTGCTGGTTGGGGGTCTAATAATAAATGGTCACTTTACGGCGCGATTCGTAGCGTGGCGCAGATTGTTAGCTACGAAATTCCAGCTGCCATCGCGCTTCTTTGCGGCGCCATGATGGCCGGAAGCTTGAACATGCAAACCATTGTGCAAGCTCAAATTCAAGGCGACGGCCTCGGCTTTTTAGATTACTTTTTGTTCCAATCTCCAATCGCATGGTTGGCGTTTTTAATCTACTTTATTTCCGGTTTGGCGGAAACCAACCGCGCCCCGTTTGATATTCCCGAAGCGGAATCCGAGCTGGTTGCCGGTTATTTCACCGAGTACGGTGGGATGAAGTTCGCCGTTATCTTCCTTGCGGAATACGCAAGTATGTTTATGGTCAGTGCCATTCTTGTGGTTATGTTTCTCGGTGGTTGGGCGTCCCCGTTACCGAATATCGGGCCGGTTGCGCTCTATGACTGGACGAGCGGTGCGGCTTGGGGCGCTTTCTGGATGATTTCAAAAAGCTTGTTCTTCGTGTTCGTGCAAATGTGGCTCAGATGGACACTTCCGCGCTTGCGCGTTGACCAGCTGATGTATTTGTGCTGGAAAGTTTTGACGCCGTTTGCTTTGATTGCGTTTCTCGTAACGGCGTTTTGGGAATTGTATGTCGGACGTTGGTAA
- a CDS encoding NADH-quinone oxidoreductase subunit D → MADDVQLESSVRFTQTGPQTIVLEKDLDTEYMIVNMGPQHPSTHGVLRVELLTDGEVVVKATAHLGYLHRCFEKHAEYVDYPGIVPYVDRMDYLASMNNDFAYCVAVEKLLGIEIPRRIEFMRVIVAELNRIASHLVAIGTYAIDLGAFTPFLFCFRDREHLLNLLEWICGARMLYNYIWVGGVSHDFPAKFEERVMEFVRYFKPQARELYQLLTENEIFVQRTKDIGLLPADVAINAGASGPMLRGSGVKWDLRRDDPYSIYPELEFDVAVPDGKASVIGDCLSRHLVRAIEIDESLKMIEQCIDMMPKDPNFDPHAAVPKRVKPKAGEVYARGEAPRGELGFYIISDGKGTTPFRCKARSSCFVNLSLLPEMAKGQYIADVVAIIGSVDIVLGEVDR, encoded by the coding sequence ATGGCGGACGATGTTCAGCTCGAATCAAGTGTAAGGTTTACCCAAACAGGGCCGCAGACGATTGTTCTTGAAAAGGACTTGGATACGGAATATATGATTGTCAACATGGGGCCGCAGCATCCATCTACGCATGGTGTGCTTCGTGTTGAATTGCTGACCGATGGTGAAGTTGTTGTAAAAGCGACCGCTCATTTGGGTTACCTCCATAGATGTTTTGAAAAACATGCCGAGTATGTGGATTATCCGGGTATCGTTCCTTATGTGGATCGCATGGATTATCTCGCCTCGATGAACAACGATTTTGCGTACTGTGTTGCCGTTGAAAAGCTTTTGGGAATTGAAATTCCCCGCCGTATTGAATTTATGCGTGTCATTGTGGCCGAGCTGAATCGAATAGCCTCTCACTTGGTTGCCATCGGTACTTACGCGATTGACCTTGGTGCTTTTACCCCGTTTCTCTTCTGTTTCCGCGACCGTGAACATTTACTAAACTTGCTTGAATGGATTTGCGGCGCACGAATGCTCTATAATTATATATGGGTTGGCGGTGTTTCGCACGATTTTCCTGCGAAGTTTGAAGAGCGCGTAATGGAATTTGTTCGCTACTTCAAGCCTCAGGCGCGCGAACTTTATCAGTTGCTGACGGAGAATGAAATTTTTGTTCAAAGAACCAAAGATATCGGATTGCTTCCGGCTGATGTTGCGATTAACGCCGGCGCATCTGGCCCGATGTTGCGTGGTTCGGGGGTAAAATGGGATTTGAGAAGAGACGACCCGTATTCAATCTATCCCGAGTTGGAATTTGATGTGGCTGTTCCCGACGGCAAAGCGTCCGTTATCGGTGATTGCTTATCGCGACATCTTGTGAGAGCGATTGAAATTGACGAAAGCTTGAAGATGATCGAGCAGTGCATTGACATGATGCCGAAAGATCCAAATTTTGACCCGCACGCAGCTGTTCCGAAAAGAGTTAAACCGAAAGCCGGTGAGGTATATGCAAGAGGCGAAGCGCCACGCGGTGAATTGGGCTTCTATATCATCAGTGATGGAAAAGGCACAACGCCGTTCCGTTGCAAAGCCCGCTCTTCTTGCTTTGTGAATCTTTCGTTGTTGCCGGAAATGGCAAAAGGCCAATACATTGCCGATGTGGTGGCGATTATTGGAAGTGTTGATATTGTTCTTGGTGAAGTGGATAGATAA
- a CDS encoding NADH-quinone oxidoreductase subunit C, whose product MSEEEKPKPKLSPALAAKMAAMKKKQEGGEEAAASQEGGEKPKAKLSPMMAARMAAKKSGDASPAPDKPKAEPVDENRDPEPHEMAYRVIKEKFGDAVSDLDNNPLMPFFTVENVDAWQAIAFFMREDERLRFDYMACLSGVDYGDGRLGVVYNFDALATHKHKLTVKVFCSKEDPRIPSVAEIWLTADWHEREAYDMYGIVFEGHPDMRRILCPDDWDGYPLRKDYKVQEVYHGIKVPY is encoded by the coding sequence ATGTCAGAGGAAGAAAAGCCGAAACCAAAGCTCTCGCCAGCGCTTGCTGCAAAAATGGCGGCGATGAAAAAGAAACAAGAAGGCGGCGAGGAAGCTGCAGCATCTCAAGAGGGCGGCGAAAAGCCTAAGGCGAAACTCTCTCCCATGATGGCGGCTCGTATGGCTGCAAAAAAATCGGGAGATGCTTCTCCTGCTCCGGATAAACCGAAAGCTGAACCGGTGGATGAAAATCGCGACCCCGAACCGCACGAGATGGCTTATAGAGTGATTAAAGAGAAATTTGGCGACGCCGTTTCTGATTTAGATAACAATCCGTTGATGCCGTTCTTTACGGTTGAAAATGTAGACGCTTGGCAAGCGATCGCGTTTTTTATGCGTGAGGACGAGCGGCTGCGCTTTGATTATATGGCCTGTCTTTCCGGTGTGGATTATGGCGACGGTCGTTTGGGTGTGGTTTATAATTTTGATGCTTTGGCGACGCATAAGCACAAGCTGACTGTAAAGGTTTTTTGTTCAAAAGAAGATCCTCGCATTCCGTCGGTTGCTGAAATTTGGCTGACCGCCGATTGGCATGAGCGCGAGGCTTACGATATGTATGGAATCGTTTTTGAAGGTCATCCCGATATGCGGAGAATTCTTTGTCCCGACGATTGGGATGGTTATCCGTTGAGAAAAGATTATAAAGTTCAAGAGGTTTATCACGGAATTAAGGTTCCGTATTAG
- the nuoB gene encoding NADH-quinone oxidoreductase subunit NuoB: MGLLDQKFDKGGVVITAAENVLNWARLSSLWPMGFGLACCAIEMMATNASNYDLERFGIFPRSSPRQSDLMIVAGTVTFKMAERVVRLYEQMPEPRYVLSMGSCSNCGGPYWEHGYHVVKGVDRIIPVDVYVPGCPPRPEALIGGLMKVQELIREEKFAGDRREAIERLKPKKVKAEDVIVETSASAKKLQEAAS, from the coding sequence ATGGGGCTTCTTGATCAAAAATTTGATAAAGGCGGGGTTGTAATTACGGCAGCCGAAAATGTGCTGAACTGGGCGAGATTGTCGTCGCTTTGGCCGATGGGCTTTGGTTTGGCGTGTTGCGCAATTGAAATGATGGCGACCAACGCATCGAATTATGATCTTGAGCGTTTCGGGATTTTCCCGAGAAGCTCGCCTCGTCAGTCTGACTTGATGATTGTGGCCGGTACGGTGACTTTCAAGATGGCCGAGCGCGTTGTTCGTTTGTATGAGCAAATGCCCGAACCTCGATACGTGTTGTCTATGGGGAGTTGCTCGAACTGTGGTGGCCCGTATTGGGAACACGGCTACCATGTAGTGAAAGGTGTTGATAGAATTATTCCCGTTGATGTTTATGTGCCGGGATGTCCGCCGAGACCAGAGGCGCTGATCGGCGGCTTGATGAAAGTTCAAGAATTGATTCGTGAAGAAAAATTTGCGGGTGATAGAAGAGAGGCCATTGAACGCTTGAAGCCGAAAAAGGTCAAGGCCGAAGATGTAATTGTCGAGACAAGTGCCAGTGCGAAGAAGTTGCAAGAGGCCGCATCATAG
- a CDS encoding NADH-quinone oxidoreductase subunit A yields MDYTISEFGKVFLFLLFGVVFVIGGYVSSRMLRPHRPNDEKLTSYECGEEAVGSAWVQFNIRFYVVALIFIIFDVEVLFLFPWATVFKQLGGFALFEAVIFVTILTLGLVYAWVKGDLDWVRPTPNVPKMPEKRFDNISSGRSQVVKEESVS; encoded by the coding sequence ATGGATTATACAATTTCTGAATTTGGTAAGGTTTTTCTCTTCCTCCTCTTTGGTGTGGTTTTCGTGATAGGCGGCTACGTTTCTTCTCGTATGCTTCGTCCGCATCGCCCGAATGATGAGAAACTCACTTCTTATGAGTGTGGCGAAGAAGCGGTCGGCAGTGCGTGGGTTCAGTTTAATATTCGTTTCTATGTTGTGGCACTTATCTTTATCATTTTTGATGTGGAAGTGCTGTTTTTGTTTCCATGGGCAACGGTCTTTAAGCAATTGGGTGGGTTCGCCTTGTTTGAAGCGGTGATTTTTGTGACAATATTGACGCTTGGTTTGGTTTATGCTTGGGTCAAAGGTGATTTGGATTGGGTTCGCCCGACGCCAAATGTTCCAAAAATGCCGGAAAAGCGATTTGATAATATTTCATCAGGTCGTTCTCAAGTGGTAAAAGAAGAAAGTGTTTCGTAA